The stretch of DNA GGTCGACATTCGCTGGCACAGTGACTATCCCGACGCCCTGTGTCTGTTCGTCGATCAGAGCGAGCAGCCCCTGGCCTGCTGGCGGGAAAAAGACCAGGGCGAATACCACTACGAGGCACGCACCGAACAGAGTATGACCTTCCAGCTACGCGCCGAGCGGGACGACCAGTTGCTCGCCAGCCGACTGTTCGAAGTGATCCGCGAGTACACCGAATTCCGCTCTCGCCGACGCAAGCCCTGGAATTTTTTCTGACGCTTTCCAATAACAGACGAACCGGACACCCATGCAACAGATCCTATTGGCCGAAGACGATCACCGCCTTGCCGCCCTGGTGCGGGACTACCTCACCGACAACGGCTTTGAGGTGGCGGTGGAAGATCGCGGAGACCGGGTCCCGGAGCGGGTCCGTCAACTGCAACCGGATCTACTGATTCTGGACATCATGCTCCCCGGCAAAGACGGCCTGACCCTTTGTCGGGAACTGCGCCCGGCGTTCACCGGCCCGATCATGATGCTCACCGCCCGCAACGAAGATGCCGACCAGATTCTCGGACTGGAATTCGGCGCCGATGACTATGTGATCAAACCCGCCGAGCCGCGGATTCTTCTCGCCCGTATCCGGGCACTGCTACGGCGCATCGAGCCCGGCATTCCGAGCACTCCACAGACCCTGAGCTTCGGCACCCTGGAGGTGCACAGCGGCTCCCGCAGTGTCGAACTCGAAGGCGCTCCCATCAAGCTTTCCAGTCACGAGTTCGACCTGCTGTGGTTGCTCGCCCAGCGCGCCGGGGACGTGGTGGGTCGGGATTTTCTGTTCCGGGAGCTTTATGGGCGGCCTTATGATGGCATGGACCGGACCATTGATGTGCGCGTCTCCCAACTGCGCAAAAAGCTCGGGGATAACCCGGACAATCCCGCCCGCATCAAAACCATCTGGGGCCGGGGCTATCTGTTTATCGCCGACGCCTGGGAAGCGGAGTGAACGGCCTGAACCGGCGGCGGCCATGACATGAAAAGAGCCTTTCTGTCGCTTTACCTGCTCATCGTGCTGGCGACCCTGGGATTGGGGTGGGCTCTGGATCAACTCTGGAGCGCCTACCAGGCCGAACACCCAACCCAGGCGCCGGGCGCCATTCTCGCCGAGGTACTGCAACACAGCAGCGCCGGCCGACCGCTCGACCAGACCCGCAGCCTCGTGCACCGGCTGGCACGCGAAGGACAGACCGATGTCCGCCTGGTGTCGTTGTCCGATATTTCCGGGGAGGCGATCAAGCAGCGCCTTCAAGCCGGCGAGTCGCTGTCATTCGAGGACGCCAACGGCAACCTCTACCACTACCGCAAGCTCGCCGAACACCCCCAGGTCATCATCATCGGGGAAGTCACCCCCGATGCCTCCCGGCGTTTCGAAGCCCTGCTGGCGCTGCTCTTCTACGGCGCCCTGGCGGCCGTGGTGTTCTTCTGGCTCTGGCCTCTGACCCGGGACCTGAACCGTCTGGAACAGCAGGCCGAAGCCCTCGGGCGCAACCCTGAAACCGCCGTGATGGAGTTGCAGGGGCATTCTGCCGCGCAACGTCTGGCCCAGGCATTCAACCAGATGGCCCGACGCATTCGCGACCTGCTGCGCTCCCAACGGGAAATGACTCACGCGGTCTCCCACGAGCTGCGCACGCCCCTGGCACGCATGAAGTTCGCCCTGGAGATGGCCGATGCCAACAGCGACCCCCAGACGCTGGGCAACCGCCTGCAGAGCCTGAAAGCGGATGTGACGGAGATGGACCAGTTGGTCAATCAACTGCTGCACTACGCCCGCTTCGAGCAACAGCCCACCCTGCATCTCACTCCGGGCGACATGCCCGGCCTGCTGCAGGACCTCTGGCAGCGCCTCAGTGGGCACCTGGAGCATCCGCCACGCCTCTACCTGCACACGGCGGCCCATCCACCCCCCGTGACCTGCGACTGGCCGCTGATGGAGCGCGCCCTGCATAACCTGCTGCAGAACGCCCTGCGCTACGCCCGAGAGCGGATTGATATCACCCTGACTACGGCCGCCGATGGCACCCAGGTTCAAGTGGAGGACGACGGCCCGGGCATTCCCGAGGAAGAGCGGGAGCGGATCTTCGAGTCCTTTGTCCGCCTGCGCGATGCCCCGGAGCTGCACAGTGCCGGGTTCGGACTCGGGCTCGCCATCGTGCACCGGGTGATGCAGTGGCACCACGGCACCGTGCGGGTGGATAGAGCCACCACCGGCGGTGCCCGCTTCACGCTTTACTGGCCCCCTCAAGGTGGAGCGTAACAACGCCATGGGCGGGCCGGGATCAAGCCATTGTCGGATATGATATAGTGCCCGGCTTTGGCCGCCCACGACGGCCGTCTCCACCCAGCCAAGCGGATTTCTGTGGTAATGAAGCCAACCATCAAAGACGTTGCCAAGCGCGCCGGCGTATCCTTTAAAACCGTCTCCCGGGTTATCAACCGGGAAAGCACGGTCGGCCAGGAGCTTCAGGACAAGGTCTGGAAGGCCATCAAGGAGTTGAACTACCAGCCCAACCTGTCGGCGCGGGTACTGCGCGGCGCCGCCTCCTCCATCGGCTTCATCTATGACAACCCCAACAGCAACTATGTGATCGAAATGCAGCGCGGTATTCTCGATGAGTGCCGCCGCCAGGATTACGAGCTGGTGATCCACCCCTGCGACGCCAAGTCCCCGGAGCTGCTGGAGGAAATTTTTGGCATGGTGGACCGCAGCCGCGTGGGCGGGCTGGTGCTCACTCCCCCCATGTCCGAGATGCCCGAGGTTCTGGAAGCCCTGACCGAGCGCAGCATCCGCTTTGTGCGGATACTGTCGGGAAGCCAGCCGCCTGACACTCTTTCACCCTGCGTGTTTGTGGATGACCGCACGGCGGCCTACAACATCACCCAGTACCTGATCGACCTGGGGCACAGACACATTGCGTTTCTGGGCGGGGAAGAGGCGCACAAATCCAGCGTCGAACGTCTCGCGGGCTACCAGCAGGCCCTGAAGGAAAACCAGATTGACGCCGATCCCAGGCTGATCATCAAGGGTGAGTACGCCTTCGAATCCGGGGTCAAGCGGACCCGGCAACTGCTGGCCCTGACCCCGAGGCCCACCGCGGTATTTGCCTGTAACGATGAAATTGCCGCGGGCACCCTGTTCGCGGCCCGTCTGGCGGGTGTGGATGTACCCAGGGACCTGTCCATCGTGGGCTTTGAAGACAGCCCCTTCTCGCGCCAGGCCTGGCCCAACCTCACCACGGCCCGTCAGCCCAATGCGGATATCGCCCGCACGGCCGCGGAGCTGTTGGTCCATCAGATCCGCCACCGCAAGGGCGACAAACCCACCGACAGCGAAGGGTTTTACCCCCAGTTGGTGGTGCGTGACTCCACCTGTCCGCCCCCGTCTCGCACCCCGGCGTCCTCCTGACGCCGGCCACCCTGGGCAAACCGCTTTACTTTCCTCCTCGACGCGTGCAGAATACCCCAAAAGACAACGTTGTCTAACACCATCTACTACTCATCATTCATCCCGTGATGGCTTACCGGATTACCGGGACCCATGCCGGGATCAAGACAGGAGTTTCCATGAACACCGCCTCATTACCCGCTCCGGACCAGACTCTGATGCACCGCGAGGCCGGCGAAGCCGCGGCCGTGGTCAGTCACCAGCTCAGCGACAACGCCTCTCGGGTCAAGGCGGCCGCCGAGCGTCTGCGCGCCTACCGTCCACGCGCCGTGGTCACCTGCGCCCGGGGCAGTTCGGACCATGCGGCCACCTTTGCCAAATACCTGATCGAAACCCAGCTCGGCCTGATCACCTGTTCCGCCGCGCCCTCGGTCGGATCGGTGTACCAGCGTCCGCAGCAACTCGACGGCGTGCTGTACATCGCCATTTCCCAGTCCGGGAAAAGCCCGGACCTGCTCGCCAATGTCGAGCGCGCCAAGGCCGCCGGAGCGCTGACCCTGGCGCTGGTCAACGTCGCCGACTCCCCCCTGGCGCAGATGGCTGACCTGGTACTGCCTCTGCAGGCCGGTCAGGAGCTGAGTGTCGCTGCCACCAAATCCTTTATCGCCAGCCTCTCGGCCCTCCTTCACCTGGTCACCGAGTGGGCGGACAGCGAGGCACTGCGCACGGAGCTGCGCCAACTGCCCGAGGCGCTTGCCCGGGCCTGGTCGTTCGACTGGTCCGATGCCGTGAAGGCGCTGACCCCCGTGCACAACCTGTTTGTGATCGGGCGGGGGCTCGGCTTTGGCATTGCCCAGGAAGCCGCCCTGAAGCTCAAGGAAACCTGTGGCCTGCACGCCGAGGCCTTCAGCGCCGCCGAAGTCCGGCACGGCCCCATGGCCATCGTGGGCGAAAACTTTCCGGTGCTGGTCTTCGCCCAGCAGGACGAGACCCGCGAGAGCACTGAATCACTGGTTCAGGAGTTTCGCCAGCGTGGCGCCCGGGTTCTGGTGGCCGGCGAGGCGGACCTTGCCGACACGCTGCCGGTGGTCCCCGAGGCTCACCCGGTGATTGCCCCCATCCTGGCGATCCAGAGTTTCTACCGCATGGCCAATGCACTGGCCATCGCGCGCGGGTATCATCCCGATGAACCACCGCACCTGAACAAAGTAACGGAAACCGTCTAACGCAGCGCAAGGTACAACACCAAGCGCACAAGGTAAGCCCAGGAGAGACCCGACATGAAGCAGGCATTGATCCGCGCTCCGATATTTACCGGTGATGAGTGGCTGGAGCACCGGGCCCTGCTGCTCGACGGCGGCCTCATCAAGGGGCTGGTCGCCGAGGATCAGGTTCCGACCGACTACCGGGTGGAAGACCTGCACGGAACCCGACTGATTCCCGGCCTGATTGATACCCAGGTCAACGGTGGCGGCGGAGCCCTGTTCAACGATGCCCCCACCATCGACACCCTGCGCACCATTGGCGCCGCCCACCGGCTGTTCGGCACCACCGGCTTTCTGCCGACCCTGATCAGTGATGATCTGGACATCGTGGCCCGGGCCATTGCGGCGGTCCATCAGGCCATCGCCGAAGGTGTGCCCGGGGTACTGGGTATTCACCTGGAGGGCCCCT from Marinimicrobium koreense encodes:
- a CDS encoding LacI family DNA-binding transcriptional regulator; its protein translation is MKPTIKDVAKRAGVSFKTVSRVINRESTVGQELQDKVWKAIKELNYQPNLSARVLRGAASSIGFIYDNPNSNYVIEMQRGILDECRRQDYELVIHPCDAKSPELLEEIFGMVDRSRVGGLVLTPPMSEMPEVLEALTERSIRFVRILSGSQPPDTLSPCVFVDDRTAAYNITQYLIDLGHRHIAFLGGEEAHKSSVERLAGYQQALKENQIDADPRLIIKGEYAFESGVKRTRQLLALTPRPTAVFACNDEIAAGTLFAARLAGVDVPRDLSIVGFEDSPFSRQAWPNLTTARQPNADIARTAAELLVHQIRHRKGDKPTDSEGFYPQLVVRDSTCPPPSRTPASS
- a CDS encoding ATP-binding protein; translated protein: MKRAFLSLYLLIVLATLGLGWALDQLWSAYQAEHPTQAPGAILAEVLQHSSAGRPLDQTRSLVHRLAREGQTDVRLVSLSDISGEAIKQRLQAGESLSFEDANGNLYHYRKLAEHPQVIIIGEVTPDASRRFEALLALLFYGALAAVVFFWLWPLTRDLNRLEQQAEALGRNPETAVMELQGHSAAQRLAQAFNQMARRIRDLLRSQREMTHAVSHELRTPLARMKFALEMADANSDPQTLGNRLQSLKADVTEMDQLVNQLLHYARFEQQPTLHLTPGDMPGLLQDLWQRLSGHLEHPPRLYLHTAAHPPPVTCDWPLMERALHNLLQNALRYARERIDITLTTAADGTQVQVEDDGPGIPEEERERIFESFVRLRDAPELHSAGFGLGLAIVHRVMQWHHGTVRVDRATTGGARFTLYWPPQGGA
- a CDS encoding winged helix-turn-helix domain-containing protein; translation: MQQILLAEDDHRLAALVRDYLTDNGFEVAVEDRGDRVPERVRQLQPDLLILDIMLPGKDGLTLCRELRPAFTGPIMMLTARNEDADQILGLEFGADDYVIKPAEPRILLARIRALLRRIEPGIPSTPQTLSFGTLEVHSGSRSVELEGAPIKLSSHEFDLLWLLAQRAGDVVGRDFLFRELYGRPYDGMDRTIDVRVSQLRKKLGDNPDNPARIKTIWGRGYLFIADAWEAE
- a CDS encoding SIS domain-containing protein, whose amino-acid sequence is MNTASLPAPDQTLMHREAGEAAAVVSHQLSDNASRVKAAAERLRAYRPRAVVTCARGSSDHAATFAKYLIETQLGLITCSAAPSVGSVYQRPQQLDGVLYIAISQSGKSPDLLANVERAKAAGALTLALVNVADSPLAQMADLVLPLQAGQELSVAATKSFIASLSALLHLVTEWADSEALRTELRQLPEALARAWSFDWSDAVKALTPVHNLFVIGRGLGFGIAQEAALKLKETCGLHAEAFSAAEVRHGPMAIVGENFPVLVFAQQDETRESTESLVQEFRQRGARVLVAGEADLADTLPVVPEAHPVIAPILAIQSFYRMANALAIARGYHPDEPPHLNKVTETV
- a CDS encoding DUF3019 domain-containing protein; translation: MRQSLWILAGWCVAGASAADSALELKPSICALAENQVLCEQRVDIRWHSDYPDALCLFVDQSEQPLACWREKDQGEYHYEARTEQSMTFQLRAERDDQLLASRLFEVIREYTEFRSRRRKPWNFF